The following nucleotide sequence is from Triticum dicoccoides isolate Atlit2015 ecotype Zavitan chromosome 7B, WEW_v2.0, whole genome shotgun sequence.
aaacttatcacctcgtggggaagtcaatataactccagcccccgagccttccaaatgtctggatccatcaaagtgaatagtccaatatgtatgatcCGGCTTATCCTCAGGCACCTGCAACTTTGTCCAtcaattgatgaaatccacaagggcttgagattttatagccgtccgaggcacgtactttagaccatggggtccaagctcaatggctcactagctacccgacctgtggcttctctgttttgaataatatcccccaaaggGGCAGAGCtcaccatagtgatgggatgaccaaggaaatattgcttcaatttacgactagccatgaacacaccataaaccaacttctgccaatgtgggtatctctgcttagactcaatgagcacctcactgacataataaaccggcctttgaaccggatgctccttgcctgactccttcctttcaaccacaaTTGCTACAATGACAACCCGGTTGTTTGCAGCCACATATACCTAATGGTGGGTCACCCAGTTAATCCATCCATCTTGGCACCAAAAGTGAAAGTTCCGGGTAGCTCCAGCTTGCCAAATAAAAACTGAATGATTATGATTTATGCACCTAGGTGATATCCCTCTGCAGATCATGATGGTTATATTGTACCGGTTGCCAACTTTGCTAGCCACATCACAAAAATTAACACCTAAAGGGTTGAAGCACAAAATATTCAGTACTTACTACGAGTAAACGAAAATCATAAGAAATTATATCTATGGACTTGCAAAGACAATCAAGAGCAATGGCTGATGCGAAATCTTACACTGGGTGTATATACGACTCATCTTTTTCCACCAAATTGTCAGCGATAGCACAAACATTTGTAATCTGGAACTAACTGGACAGAAAAATAGGATGCAAATTTATGTCCTCTCGCATGAAACATATTGTTAAAGCTGCAAAAATCATGTCATGGAATAGAAGCTACCATTAATCATGTTAGTGCAAGAGGCCACAAACATGCTACCTAGATACACCCTTTGGATCACCCTGGTAGCAACCAAGCCCTTTGCCGTTCCGCCAGAAGGAGATGAGATTCTTCTATCTTTTCTGCTTCTGAAAAAAACATAAAAGGCCTATAGATCATACCATCATATATATGACCACTTCAGTTTAAATAATTtattgattctcttaaaattaaaTGATGTCTCGTCATCTTGTGTTTGCTTAAATATATAATTAATAGCCAGGGATTAGAGGCCGGATGTATGAAAAAAAAATAAAGCTTGGCTGCTGCACATTCATTACCAGTTGCATGGACAACAGTGGACAAAAAGCTAGATAAGCAGGATGCCGCTTTGCAAGCTTACTCGTGCATCAATGAACCGTTGAAGGAAGTGAAATCTATCCACATACCCAGGTCGCCAGCTTACTCGTGCATCAATGAACCGTTGAAGTGAAATCTATCCACATACCCAGGTCGCTTTGCAAGCTTTTACTCGTGCATCAATAAACCGTTGAAGAAATGAAATATATACACATACCCAGGTCTAAGACAGGAGCCTAGAGAGGCCATCTAGTATTGTCACCAAGGGGAGATCACTTCTTGTCGAGATCGATTGAGCCTCTTCTCGAGCTCCTGGGTCCCAATGTGTCCTGTCTTCCTCAATCTCACCGCACCATTCCTCTCCCCTTGCAGCATCATCTCTGATGCATAAATCATATATTACATTTGCAGCAATATAAATGACATTCTCAGTACTCCACAACTTACAGTAGTAAAATATCTAGCTGATTCTCTACGGTTCATTTACTTGAGAACTGCTGATAGATTTTGTTGTACATGCAAATTGAATACTGGAGAGTAGTCAGTAGCTAAAATCGAAAGAAGAGAAGGAACAAGGATGTACACGCCTGCTGGAAAGTACCTAAAACTGAAAGAAGAAAAGGAGCAAGGATGTACGCACATGTTCCCTAAGCACTTGATGTTAGGCTCCCTCTTCCCCAAGCTCGCACCTGCACCTTCTTCTCCCTACCTCCCCTCCTCCCTGAATCTTCCTCTTTCTCTCTTTTCTAACAGGGCAAACTAAAGCCTTGCCATGGCTTGGAGCTCTCCCTGCCAGCCATGGAGACCCGCCTCTACCTGCAAGGAATTCACGCCGCCGCACCAGATCCCTCCGTCTCACGCGCCCATCCGCCGCCGCTCAGGTCCGGCGAGCTCCTGCCTAGGTCAATGGATCCCTCGCTCCGGCCTTCCTCGTCGTCACCGGCGGCCCCCGCCTGGATACCTCGCTCAGCGAGCCCCGCCTCGCCACTCGCCTTCGGATCAACCAGATCCGTGGAGAAGGCCGGGGTGAGCTCCTCCATGGAACCGGCAGCGTCGGTTGTGGCCACGGCCAGATCCATGGAGAACGGCGACGGGAGGTCGGGGAGGAAGAAGAACGGCGGCGGTGGAGGTCTCCCTTTGTCGATCTAGGAGGAGATCGATGGAGGTTGAGGGTTGGCGGCAGCGATGGAGAGGAGGCCGCATCGGGTGGATCGAGAGACGGATGGTGGCGTATGTTTTTTTTGGTTTTGCacggggtggtgggaggtgggcgaaaaaaaaccggacgaaaatggtgggacgaaaattgacccgcggagactaccaactgctccattagaaatAGAGATGATGTTATAGAAAAATTTAGGGACTTGACACTGGTAGAATATAATGGCAGGAGTATTCTCATTGAGCACTTGAGACGGATTAATGAGCAGCAGAGAATCTACTGGAAGCATAGGGCTACCATCAGGAACATTAAAATGGGAGAGGCTAATACTAAATATTTCTATACTAAAGCAACCATCAAGCACAAATACAATCACATTGCTATGTTAAAAGATGAGAATGATCAGGAACACTATGAGCACCAAGCCAAAGCTGCTACCTTATTCAGGGCTTTCAAAAGAAGAATGGGCACAACTACTAAATTTGAGAACCCACCGCTGTTACACACTTTGCTTTCTCAACAAGCAGATTTATCTGAATTAGAAATACCTTTCTCCAAAGAGGAAATTGAGTAATACAAGTTTTATTTCGCGTAAAAAAAGACTAGTAGAGTTAAATGGACGGTTCAGTTTTTTTAACTCCGCCGAATTTCTATTGGGTACAAAATATATAGAATTTTTCTTTTTGTTTCCAGTGGCGGTTTAATCCGGGCCATTGAACTCTCCATCGGACCGTCGACGAACGGCGCAGTTGATCAGCCCCGCCCCTACTATCCCCAGCCACCCAAACCCCATCATCAAACCGGCGCCAAGAAAACCAGACACCATCCGGCGACGCCATGAagcacctcctcctcccctccccgctccctctcctcctccacgGCCCCGCCTCCAAGCCCCTCCTCCTCCACGTCCGCCAGCGCCACCGCCACGCCCTGAACGCCGCACCCGATGGCAACTCCGGCGACACCTCCACGGCCGCGTCCGAGCCACCTCCCACGAACACCCAGCCCAGCCCGCCACCCTCCGCGCCTCCGTCCACCAACTCCGGCACCACCAGCGTCAAGACCCGCCTCCGGTCCAGGAACCAGGCCCGCCGCGTCCAGGAGCCGTACCTGCCCCCGGTGGAGGTGAAGATGATGAGGGGCAAGGGCAAGGCGAATGCTTCCGCGGCgccgaggagggagaaggagaagcgGAAGAAGACGTGGGACGAGATGAGCCTCGGCGAGAAGGCCTACGAGCTGTACGTCGGGGAGAAGGGTGCCCTCTTCTGGCTCAACAAGTTCGCCTACGCCTCCATCTTCATCATGGCCGGCGCCTGGATCCTGTTCCGCTTCGTCGGGCCCGCCACCGGCCTCTACCAGCTCGACGCGCCGCCGCTGGCGCCCACGGACGTCTTGCGCGGCTCCTAGTGAGAGCGAGTGCCTAGGTTTCTTGATAGATAGCGCGGCGGGTAAGATAATAGATGGGTGGCCGGAAAAGAAGATTGATGAACAATTGTTGGTTACAATGGCTTCGATGAACTGCTCTTATGTTACTATTATTATTACGAAATTATCGTAGATGGATGCATATATTTGCCTGGGTAATTTTTTGAGCTAAAGTTTTCACCATGAATTCCTGAACAATTTCACACCATGGAACTCTGTTTCGTTAATTCGGTTTTTGTTGTCATGTAAAATTCGATGTTAATGGACTCAGATAACTGAACTGATGCAACAATTTTTAGTTCAAGACCATGATGTCAACAACAGATTAGCAAGCAAACAAAATTCCTAAGAAACTCCTCATCATAACACACATGCATGTACACATTATGAACTTCTCCATGACACAACAACACGGTGATCTCCCTACTGAGCACTGACTGATCAGTCCATCGACCAGTTCGGCAATTCAGATGGACCACGAGTTGATCTACACAAACAGTCAGCTAGCAGTTAACAGGTTAGGATTCAGCAATCGATGAACCGATCAGGACGACAAGGACTGCGCGACGGAGGAAGTGGTAAGGAGGCCGGAGAGGAGGCCGACGATGAGGGCGCTGTTGTACGTGGTGGCCTCGTTCTGCATCACATTCTGCCGCTCGTCCACGAACGAGTCGTTCTTGAAGGGCCCCCCGACGAGCGCCCCTGTGGCCACGTTCGGGTTGGGGTCCGGCGACTCGAGCCACTGCTGGCCGCCGCAGCCCGTGTTGACGTCCGCCGGGATGGACGCGCCGCGGTGGTGCACCCGCTGCGGGTAGCCGTCGCCGTACCCGACCAGGTAGCTCAGCTTCATCGGGTTGTCCCCCAGCACGTAGTCCGCCTGCCATTGCCAAACATACATTCTCAGGTTCTGACAATCTGACTAAACAAATGGAAGACAGCCATTTCTCTGAACGATTCACTGACCTGGGACTGGGCGAACTTGCGCAGGTCGGCCGGCGAGAAGCTCTGCCCGCCGCAGGTGAGCTCCGTCTTCCCCGAGGTGAGCATGTAGTCGCCGTAAacggcggcgaggaaggcggagGCGACGGGGTGCTGGAGCGAGTTCCACTCGGCCACATACAGCAACCCACCTTCCGTTCTGAACGCGGCGGTTTCAGAGTCCGGCAGAAGGATGCACATGACGGCGTCGGCGGTCTGCTTGTACGACTCCAGGCCGCCGTTTTCCTCGGCGACGCCGGCTCCCTGCGACGCGAAGAAACTCACCCTCGACAAGAGGACCTGGGTGCCCGGGCGCTTGTCGTCCCAGCTGAAGTACCGGGGGTTGCCGAGGTCGGCGAAGTCCTCGCCGTTCTTGCCGGTGGCGTAGGCGAGGTAGCTGCCGTTGCCGGTGGCGTGGAAGAGCCAGCCGCTCGCCCACAGGAGCTCGTCCTGGTACGTGGTGGAGTTGTAGTACTTGGCGAGCTCCGGGAAGGTACGCGTGTAGGCGGCCCTGTGCCGGTCCGCGAAGGAGAACAGCTGCTCCGCGTGGCCCAGCAGGGACGACGAGTAGGAAGCGTCGATGGGCTTGTACACCAGCGACGCCGcggccatcgccgccgccgtctcggccgcCACGTCGCTGCCGGGGGAGTTCGCGGTGATCTTGGTCAGCGGCCGCTTCTCCGACATGGTCTCCGGCCTCTCCCAGCACTTGTGGTCCACTTCAG
It contains:
- the LOC119340616 gene encoding uncharacterized protein LOC119340616; translated protein: MKHLLLPSPLPLLLHGPASKPLLLHVRQRHRHALNAAPDGNSGDTSTAASEPPPTNTQPSPPPSAPPSTNSGTTSVKTRLRSRNQARRVQEPYLPPVEVKMMRGKGKANASAAPRREKEKRKKTWDEMSLGEKAYELYVGEKGALFWLNKFAYASIFIMAGAWILFRFVGPATGLYQLDAPPLAPTDVLRGS
- the LOC119341947 gene encoding endoglucanase 18-like, producing MARCVRCCCCVLVLLLVALGIVAAVVFVRNRNGGGGGGGDHPVPGSVDHKYAEALAVALQFFQVQKSGKLVKNEIPWRGDSAVDDGQEAGLDLSRGMYDAGDHIKFGFPLAFTATMLSWSVLEYGGAMEAAKQRDSALDALRWIMDYLVNAHPADDVLYIQVGDPEVDHKCWERPETMSEKRPLTKITANSPGSDVAAETAAAMAAASLVYKPIDASYSSSLLGHAEQLFSFADRHRAAYTRTFPELAKYYNSTTYQDELLWASGWLFHATGNGSYLAYATGKNGEDFADLGNPRYFSWDDKRPGTQVLLSRVSFFASQGAGVAEENGGLESYKQTADAVMCILLPDSETAAFRTEGGLLYVAEWNSLQHPVASAFLAAVYGDYMLTSGKTELTCGGQSFSPADLRKFAQSQADYVLGDNPMKLSYLVGYGDGYPQRVHHRGASIPADVNTGCGGQQWLESPDPNPNVATGALVGGPFKNDSFVDERQNVMQNEATTYNSALIVGLLSGLLTTSSVAQSLSS